The following coding sequences lie in one Colias croceus chromosome 1, ilColCroc2.1 genomic window:
- the LOC123694975 gene encoding uncharacterized protein LOC123694975, translated as MAPKKNYTPEQMGRAIEAVRKGEKIAVAAKQYGVPRITLHDKITGKTTFGCSMGPTTILSKLQEDILERWILAMADKHCPVTRECLLDSVQKIITDLNIPNPFTNNRPGKKWFSSFLKRRPDLTEKVAENLSKARDNVSEENIKMWFAEIKTYLEDNDLIDIVHDPNRCFNADETAFFLSPKKGRVLAKKGEKHLYSSSGDDKENLTVLFTGNAAGLLAPPMIVFAYERIPRYISESVDETWGIGKSETGWMCSNTFYEYMTNIFNPWLEEKGIKKPILFFIDGHRSHLTLHLSNYCSENGIELIALYPNSTHILQPMDLAVFRPLKQFWKNAVYEWKMENLGQNIRKENFAPVLKRAIEKLTPDCLKNGFRAGGICPFGPEYIDMSKIKQREKVSDCSGKPASTEFLKCLEKEIVKVFTAEKLSLFNKFYYEDRKTVENNLPEEDTALYIIWSKNKHDCENDFEANSVTPAIELINDSDLETTLNSETTSAPTTCAPPQLSIGKPINATMPINDPTSGSYVNVENSRISQSVSEGTSHPTINEPPSSESTNVMPIVVENSSTSQNNSKSPLASNTLAETTAAPLMTTLPKSDPTRDSSVDVENGGPSQNISQIKSRPTIGEPPRQITSETGNVMLVDVEASSSFPNISETLSASNILSKNDTYTPKKQTIDDTLGVKVPTPFKKFLFWPEGENRTKKRIKREKIPSAVTSKAWREYHEHKEKQKKKEQEEKEEKAKRKQENKMLKEMAAEEKRKKRNLKQKRKTQVKSSSDESNFEIEYAESGDSYVEDEDGESEADYQRLTSQYDQKSNGHLSKGLSKRRRTRSRECDTDSDMDVPLNTLSSKKIRRTGQKKYISKGCYVIVMYENEYFPGKVEDENKNQYEVSTMVLSTGNTFRWPEKTDKIWYNINQVIEKINEPICLNKRGFYKIPEMEKYLPDIYN; from the coding sequence ATGGCaccgaaaaaaaattatacccCAGAACAAATGGGGCGGGCAATAGAAGCGGTAAGGAAAGGCGAAAAGATAGCTGTAGCTGCAAAACAATATGGTGTACCCCGAATTACGCTTCATGACAAAATTACAGGGAAAACCACATTTGGTTGTTCCATGGGACCAACAACTATCCTATCAAAACTGCAAGAAGATATTTTAGAAAGGTGGATATTAGCGATGGCTGATAAGCACTGTCCCGTAACAAGAGAATGCTTATTAGACAGTGTGCAGAAAATCATCACTGACCTAAACATACCCAATCCATTCACCAACAATAGACCGGGAAAAAAATGGTTTTCTTCTTTCTTAAAGAGACGCCCAGATCTAACAGAAAAAGTTGCCGAAAATTTGTCAAAGGCTCGTGATAATGTATCGGAAGAAAACATCAAAATGTGGTTCGCAGAAATAAAGACTTACCTTGAAGACAATGATCTGATAGACATTGTTCATGACCCAAATAGATGTTTTAACGCAGACGAAACTGCTTTTTTTTTGTCACCGAAGAAAGGCCGAGTACTTGCTAAAAAAGGTGAGAAGCATCTGTACAGCTCGAGTGGCGATGACAAAGAAAATCTCACGGTTTTGTTTACCGGTAATGCTGCCGGGTTACTAGCCCCACCGATGATAGTTTTCGCCTATGAGAGAATTCCCAGATACATCTCTGAATCTGTTGATGAAACTTGGGGTATTGGCAAATCGGAAACAGGCTGGATGTGTAGTAACACGTTTTACGAATATATGACGAATATATTTAACCCCTGGCTAgaagaaaaaggaataaaaaagCCTATTTTATTCTTCATAGATGGTCACAGATCTCATCTGACTCTTCATTTATCTAATTATTGCTCAGAAAACGGGATAGAACTTATTGCCCTATATCCGAATTCAACACATATTTTACAACCCATGGATCTCGCTGTTTTCAGACCGCTAAAACAGTTTTGGAAAAATGCCGTTTACGAATGGAAGATGGAAAATTTAGGACAGAACATCAGAAAAGAGAACTTCGCGCCAGTTTTAAAAAGagctattgaaaaattgacgCCTGATTGTCTCAAAAATGGATTTAGAGCTGGAGGAATATGCCCCTTTGGACCAGAATACATAGATATGTCCAAAATCAAACAGCGAGAGAAAGTTTCGGACTGTTCAGGTAAACCGGCATCAACAGAGTTTTTGAAGTGCTTAGAAAAAGAGATTGTCAAAGTGTTTACCGCGGAAAAACTgagtttattcaataaattttactacGAAGACAGAAAAACGGTCGAGAATAATCTGCCAGAAGAAGACACAGCCTTGTACATCATATGGTCTAAAAATAAGCACGACTGCGAAAATGATTTTGAAGCTAATTCAGTGACACCTGCGATTGAGCTAATTAACGATAGCGACCTCGAAACTACTCTAAATTCTGAAACTACATCGGCACCCACAACTTGCGCACCACCACAACTGTCAATTGGTAAGCCTATCAACGCAACAATGCCAATAAATGACCCTACTAGTGGTTCATATGTCAATGTAGAAAACTCCAGAATATCTCAAAGTGTTTCAGAAGGTACGTCACATCCCACAATCAATGAACCACCATCTTCTGAGTCTACTAATGTTATGCCTATTGTTGTCGAAAACTCCAGCACTTCTCAGAATAATTCTAAATCACCATTGGCTTCAAACACACTTGCTGAAACCACAGCAGCTCCCTTGATGACGACACTGCCAAAAAGTGACCCTACTAGAGATTCATCTGTTGATGTTGAAAACGGCGGACCATCtcaaaatatttcacaaattaAATCACGTCCCACAATCGGGGAACCACCAAGGCAAATAACTTCTGAAACTGGTAATGTTATGCTTGTTGATGTCGAAGCCTCCAGCTCTTTCCCGAACATTTCTGAAACACTATCGGCTTCTAACATACTGTCTAAAAATGATACATACACACCAAAAAAACAGACAATAGATGATACCTTGGGAGTCAAAGTTCCAACACCTTtcaaaaagtttttgttttggcCAGAAGGTGAAAACAGAAcgaaaaaaagaattaagagGGAAAAAATTCCATCAGCAGTTACAAGCAAAGCATGGCGAGAGTATCACGAACATAAagaaaaacagaaaaaaaaggaacaagaagaaaaagaagagAAGGCTAAAAGAAAacaggaaaataaaatgttgaaagAGATGGCTGCtgaagaaaaaagaaaaaaacgtaatttgaaacaaaaaagaaaaactcaaGTTAAATCGTCCTCTGATGAGTCAAATTTCGAAATTGAATACGCTGAAAGTGGTGACAGCTATGTAGAAGATGAAGATGGTGAGTCTGAAGCAGACTATCAAAGATTAACTAGTCAATACGATCAAAAATCGAATGGACATCTGTCTAAAGGACTATCAAAACGAAGAAGAACACGATCACGTGAATGTGATACTGATTCAGACATGGATGTTCCATTGAATACATTATCTTCAAAGAAAATTCGAAGAACaggacaaaaaaaatatattagtaaaGGGTGTTACGTTATAGTTATGTAcgaaaatgaatattttcctgGCAAAGTAGAagatgaaaacaaaaatcagTATGAAGTGAGCACAATGGTTTTATCAACAGGGAATACTTTTAGATGGCCGGAAAAAACagataaaatttggtataacATAAATCaagtaattgaaaaaattaatgagcCTATTTGCCTTAATAAAAGAGGGTTTTACAAGATACCGGAAATGGAAAAGTATTTGCCCGACATATACAACTAA